A part of Thermocrinis albus DSM 14484 genomic DNA contains:
- a CDS encoding polyribonucleotide nucleotidyltransferase: MIRVEAKVGDSDPIIIETGHYAKQADGAVVVRQGDTAVLVTAVMSEEPQTNVDFVPLTVDYREQSSAWGKIPGGFIKREGKPTDREILVSRVIDRPIRPLFPEGFSHDVVVTALTLSADDKYDPDVLAITGASAALHISRIPFEGPIAGVRICRVEGRLVANPTYEERQKADLEIVMAGSKDAIVMVEGGAKEVDEEVLTEALYFGLEVIQDLLRAQEELRDKIGQPKASFQGLDLPEEIQNQLVEFCSPRIKESFQIQDKRERKSFQSKVLEEFLQTYQIPEELKFRVSYQYKKLISKLMRKMVLEEGRRIDGRGPKDIRPITIELHPFERPHGSAIFTRGQTQAFATVTLGAPEEAQMVESIYEGEVFKRFMLHYNFPPFSTGEARSWGPPRRREIGHGALAERALEPLIPPEEEFPYIIRVVSNILESNGSTSMATVCAASLALFDAGVPMKKHAAGIAMGLIMEGDRYVILSDILGDEDQLGDMDFKVAGTKDGITSVQMDIKVKGLKKEIMREALQQAKEGRLYILQKMYEAIPEPRPQVSPYAPVIEIITIPEDKALVVIGPGGRNVRDWRDRLGVSVWVHEGGRVSLTSTNREALQQVKEAIQNLVAEVEVGKVYEGKVTRVEPYGVFVEILPGKVGLMHVKDMEGFVKDVRKAYSVGDKVKVKVYELDDLGRPKLTNVGIEGAGVAQQAERGTRNA; the protein is encoded by the coding sequence ATGATAAGGGTAGAGGCCAAAGTAGGAGATTCAGATCCCATCATTATAGAGACAGGTCACTATGCTAAACAGGCAGACGGTGCCGTTGTGGTAAGGCAGGGTGACACGGCGGTTCTGGTCACCGCCGTTATGTCGGAGGAGCCTCAGACTAACGTAGATTTTGTACCCCTCACGGTGGATTACAGAGAACAGTCCTCCGCTTGGGGTAAGATTCCGGGAGGTTTTATAAAGAGGGAAGGAAAACCCACCGACAGGGAGATACTGGTATCAAGGGTTATAGACAGGCCTATAAGACCCCTGTTTCCCGAAGGTTTCTCTCACGATGTGGTGGTCACAGCTCTTACCTTGTCGGCAGATGATAAGTACGATCCAGATGTACTGGCCATAACAGGTGCTTCTGCCGCTCTCCATATATCACGTATACCTTTTGAGGGACCTATAGCGGGCGTGAGGATATGCCGTGTGGAAGGTAGACTGGTGGCAAATCCTACCTATGAGGAGAGACAGAAGGCCGATCTGGAGATAGTGATGGCCGGATCTAAGGATGCCATTGTGATGGTGGAGGGTGGAGCCAAAGAGGTGGACGAAGAGGTTTTAACGGAAGCCCTGTACTTCGGTTTGGAAGTTATACAGGATCTTCTGCGTGCACAAGAAGAGCTCAGAGACAAGATAGGACAACCTAAGGCATCTTTCCAGGGTCTTGACCTTCCCGAGGAGATCCAGAACCAGCTGGTGGAGTTTTGCAGCCCCAGAATAAAGGAGTCTTTCCAAATACAGGACAAGAGGGAAAGGAAAAGCTTTCAAAGTAAGGTACTGGAGGAGTTTCTACAAACATACCAGATACCTGAGGAACTAAAGTTTAGGGTATCCTATCAGTACAAAAAGCTGATCAGCAAGCTTATGAGGAAGATGGTACTGGAGGAAGGGAGGAGGATAGACGGAAGAGGTCCCAAAGACATAAGACCCATCACCATAGAACTGCATCCCTTCGAAAGGCCTCATGGCAGCGCCATATTTACGAGAGGACAAACTCAGGCTTTTGCTACAGTGACACTGGGAGCACCGGAAGAGGCCCAGATGGTGGAGAGCATATACGAAGGAGAGGTCTTCAAGAGGTTCATGCTTCACTACAACTTCCCTCCCTTCTCCACGGGAGAGGCAAGGTCGTGGGGTCCACCTCGCAGGAGAGAGATAGGACACGGTGCTTTGGCAGAGAGGGCTCTGGAACCCCTCATACCTCCGGAAGAAGAGTTTCCCTACATCATCAGGGTAGTATCCAATATACTGGAATCCAACGGTTCCACTTCCATGGCCACCGTGTGCGCCGCTTCCTTAGCCCTCTTTGATGCAGGTGTTCCCATGAAAAAGCATGCCGCAGGTATAGCTATGGGACTTATCATGGAAGGTGACAGGTACGTTATCCTCTCCGATATACTGGGTGATGAGGACCAACTGGGGGATATGGACTTTAAGGTGGCTGGTACCAAGGATGGTATAACCAGCGTACAGATGGACATAAAGGTGAAGGGTCTTAAGAAGGAGATAATGAGGGAGGCTCTTCAGCAGGCCAAGGAAGGGAGGCTGTACATACTACAGAAGATGTACGAAGCTATCCCCGAGCCCAGGCCTCAGGTGTCTCCTTACGCACCTGTGATCGAAATAATAACCATACCTGAAGATAAAGCTCTGGTGGTTATAGGACCAGGTGGTAGGAACGTGAGGGACTGGAGGGACAGACTGGGGGTGTCGGTGTGGGTGCACGAGGGTGGTAGGGTTTCCCTCACCAGCACCAACAGGGAGGCCCTCCAGCAGGTTAAAGAAGCGATACAAAACTTGGTGGCAGAAGTGGAGGTGGGTAAAGTGTACGAAGGTAAGGTAACGAGAGTGGAACCTTACGGAGTGTTTGTGGAAATACTGCCAGGGAAAGTGGGTCTTATGCACGTGAAGGATATGGAGGGTTTCGTGAAGGATGTTCGCAAAGCTTACAGCGTGGGAGATAAGGTGAAGGTAAAGGTGTACGAACTGGACGATTTAGGAAGACCTAAATTAACTAACGTAGGTATAGAGGGAGCCGGCGTAGCTCAGCAGGCAGAGCGAGGCACTCGTAATGCCTAG
- the rpsO gene encoding 30S ribosomal protein S15 — MALPKEVKERIIKEFARHQQDTGSSEVQIALLTERINRLTEHLKKHRKDLHSRRGLIAMIHARRKLLEYLKEKDYQRYLQVVNKLGLKVKG, encoded by the coding sequence ATGGCACTTCCTAAGGAAGTCAAAGAGAGGATTATTAAAGAGTTTGCCAGACATCAGCAGGACACAGGCTCCTCTGAGGTACAGATAGCGCTCCTTACCGAGAGGATAAATCGCCTTACGGAGCATCTTAAGAAACATAGGAAGGATCTTCACTCTCGTAGAGGGCTCATAGCTATGATTCACGCCAGGAGAAAGTTACTGGAGTACCTGAAGGAGAAAGATTATCAGAGATACCTACAGGTGGTCAACAAACTGGGTCTCAAGGTGAAAGGATGA
- a CDS encoding efflux RND transporter permease subunit, translating into MRKILEYRLLVIIALFVSVGVAVYSILRIPIEAFPDPTPVQVTVYTETPGMSAEETEVLVTRVVETNLMGLKNAELVRSVTLPGLSYVTVYFKEGTDIQLARNLVAQRIPVIQSQIPPGLTPRMGPNTSGLGNVMFYALVDTEGNHSLEDLRLLQEYRVRPIIMSVPGVEEISQWGPEKAYLVKLLPERMTLFQVDITDVIRSLEEYNQVAGGGFLVTPQGDLVVRGLGRLKSVEEIRKVPIYKKDGSFVTLGDIALVEEGEVPNRRGAFTLNGEEVQGNIVLKRVHTNTVKLLTELEKAVKQAQSVLPEGVKLEVLYQQGYLIEKAIKMIVKALVEGVILVALAITIYMWNPRTALLVSLSIPLTLLYALTVMYFTGVTANLMTLGGLAIGLGLFADASVVVVENIYRHLSEKGSRKNIFTTVLVASQEMFRPVFFAILTIAVVFLPIFTFESVEGKYYKPLALSVIFALISSLVVAFVFMPVLSFYFLKPGREHSPVLDRAEIIYMKLFEKAMQHRKLVIAAAGIAFVMALLLQARIGREFAPPLEEGALLVKSFLNPNVSLQEAKRVASLVETTALKLPEVERAYSNIGRADVGDPEDVSYMETFIILKDTKARARVEEKLREELKKIPGVEFSYTQPIQMRIDELLSGVKAPVAIKVFGDDLWKINQLAGQIQKIVESTPGAVDAETEAQAGKLQMRIEPRWDVLQRYDITTADIMKIVAHVLGGQYIGYVQKDTLLFPIVLTVEPKDVTTIQNLPIFLKDGTTLLLKDIANITVTEGFLKIRRENGMRYALVLSDVKGRDLGSFVQELQARIQKEVKLPEGYRIVFAGQWENQQRAMKKLSVAVPLAIALIFILLYLNFGSVRYSLIVMLNVPFATIGGVVALYLSGFNLSVPAAIGFIAVFGIATLNGVVLVSYVKNLLEEEKLSLEEAIRRACRLRLRPILITATAASLGLVPMLLSTDVGSEVQKPLAVVVLGGIFTSTSLTLLVLPSVLSYFAPKTRV; encoded by the coding sequence ATGAGGAAGATCCTTGAGTACAGACTATTGGTGATCATCGCTCTCTTCGTAAGTGTAGGTGTGGCAGTATACAGTATCCTGAGAATTCCCATAGAGGCCTTCCCCGATCCTACTCCCGTGCAGGTGACCGTCTACACAGAAACACCTGGCATGTCGGCAGAGGAAACAGAGGTACTGGTGACGAGAGTGGTGGAAACAAACCTCATGGGTTTAAAAAACGCAGAGTTGGTAAGGTCTGTGACACTGCCAGGGTTGTCCTACGTTACCGTGTACTTTAAGGAAGGAACAGATATACAGCTGGCAAGAAATTTAGTTGCCCAGAGGATACCCGTTATACAGTCCCAGATACCTCCCGGTCTTACCCCCCGCATGGGACCAAACACTTCCGGACTTGGTAACGTTATGTTCTACGCTCTTGTAGACACGGAAGGGAACCACTCTCTGGAAGATCTACGCCTTCTTCAAGAGTACAGGGTAAGACCCATCATCATGTCGGTTCCCGGTGTGGAGGAGATCTCCCAGTGGGGTCCGGAGAAAGCCTACCTGGTAAAACTTTTACCGGAACGCATGACCCTCTTTCAGGTAGACATAACGGATGTTATCAGATCCTTGGAGGAGTACAATCAGGTGGCGGGTGGTGGTTTTCTCGTTACTCCACAGGGTGATCTGGTGGTCAGAGGTCTTGGCCGTCTCAAAAGCGTAGAGGAGATAAGGAAGGTGCCTATATACAAAAAGGATGGATCTTTCGTAACCCTGGGAGATATAGCTCTGGTGGAGGAGGGAGAAGTACCCAACAGGAGGGGTGCCTTTACCCTCAACGGGGAAGAGGTACAAGGTAACATAGTCCTCAAGAGGGTACATACCAACACGGTAAAACTACTGACGGAGTTAGAAAAGGCGGTAAAACAAGCTCAAAGTGTTTTACCAGAAGGCGTCAAACTGGAGGTCCTTTACCAACAGGGCTACCTTATAGAGAAAGCCATCAAGATGATTGTCAAAGCTCTCGTAGAGGGTGTTATACTAGTGGCCTTAGCCATAACTATCTACATGTGGAACCCACGCACAGCCCTTTTAGTGTCCTTATCCATTCCTCTGACCCTCCTTTATGCCCTTACCGTCATGTACTTTACCGGTGTGACGGCAAACCTTATGACCTTAGGAGGCCTGGCCATAGGCTTGGGTCTGTTTGCTGACGCTAGCGTGGTGGTGGTGGAGAACATATACCGGCACCTTTCGGAAAAAGGGAGCAGAAAAAATATTTTCACCACAGTCCTTGTAGCCTCTCAGGAGATGTTCAGGCCTGTTTTCTTTGCCATCCTTACCATAGCGGTGGTGTTCTTACCTATATTCACTTTTGAATCGGTGGAAGGTAAGTATTACAAGCCTCTGGCTCTTTCCGTCATCTTTGCCCTCATTTCTTCCCTTGTGGTTGCTTTTGTGTTTATGCCTGTCCTCTCCTTCTACTTTTTAAAACCCGGAAGAGAACACTCCCCAGTTCTAGATAGGGCGGAAATCATCTACATGAAACTCTTTGAAAAAGCAATGCAACACAGAAAGCTGGTGATAGCTGCAGCCGGTATAGCTTTTGTGATGGCCTTACTTCTGCAAGCACGCATAGGCAGGGAGTTCGCACCACCCTTAGAGGAAGGTGCCCTCTTAGTAAAGAGCTTTTTAAATCCTAACGTATCGCTACAAGAGGCCAAAAGAGTGGCCAGTTTGGTGGAAACAACAGCCCTAAAGCTTCCGGAGGTAGAGAGAGCCTATTCCAACATAGGGAGAGCAGATGTGGGAGATCCAGAGGACGTAAGTTACATGGAGACCTTCATAATACTGAAGGATACAAAGGCAAGAGCACGGGTGGAAGAAAAACTACGTGAGGAATTGAAAAAAATACCGGGTGTGGAGTTCAGCTACACCCAACCTATACAGATGAGGATAGACGAACTTCTGTCGGGTGTTAAGGCACCTGTAGCTATAAAGGTTTTCGGAGATGACCTTTGGAAGATAAACCAGCTGGCGGGTCAGATTCAGAAGATAGTGGAGAGTACACCGGGCGCCGTGGATGCAGAAACGGAGGCACAGGCCGGAAAACTTCAGATGAGGATAGAACCCCGTTGGGACGTGCTCCAAAGGTACGATATAACCACAGCAGACATTATGAAGATTGTAGCCCATGTACTGGGAGGACAGTATATAGGTTATGTTCAGAAAGACACCCTTCTCTTCCCCATAGTACTTACTGTGGAACCTAAGGATGTTACCACCATACAGAACCTTCCGATATTTCTGAAGGATGGTACCACACTCCTTCTTAAGGACATAGCCAACATAACAGTCACAGAAGGTTTCCTGAAGATAAGAAGAGAGAACGGAATGCGCTATGCTCTCGTGCTGTCTGACGTAAAAGGAAGAGATTTGGGGAGCTTTGTCCAAGAACTCCAGGCAAGGATACAGAAAGAAGTGAAACTACCCGAAGGTTACAGGATAGTCTTTGCGGGGCAATGGGAGAACCAGCAGAGGGCTATGAAAAAGCTATCTGTAGCGGTACCTCTTGCCATAGCCCTTATATTCATTCTGCTGTATCTTAACTTTGGTTCTGTGAGATACTCCCTCATAGTGATGTTGAACGTACCCTTCGCCACTATAGGTGGTGTGGTGGCTCTTTATCTGTCAGGTTTTAACCTGTCAGTGCCTGCCGCGATAGGATTCATAGCGGTGTTCGGTATAGCCACCCTCAACGGTGTGGTACTGGTCTCTTATGTGAAAAACCTACTGGAAGAGGAAAAACTATCTCTTGAGGAGGCCATAAGAAGGGCGTGCCGTCTCCGACTCAGACCTATCCTGATAACAGCCACCGCTGCCTCCTTAGGTCTTGTGCCTATGCTTCTGAGTACTGATGTAGGGTCCGAGGTTCAAAAACCCCTCGCCGTGGTTGTGCTGGGAGGTATATTCACCTCCACTTCCCTCACTCTGCTAGTTCTCCCTTCGGTCCTCAGTTACTTCGCTCCCAAAACTCGTGTATAA